In Pseudokineococcus lusitanus, one genomic interval encodes:
- a CDS encoding zinc-dependent alcohol dehydrogenase — protein sequence MRALCWNGVNDLAVETVPDAGVVNPHDVVLEVGLTVTCGSDLHFIDGYLPGMRQGDVFGHEFMGRVVEVGSAVTRTKVGDRVTVPSFVSCGECWYCSHDMPSLCDTSNPNAALQQPVLGHPGGGIYGYTHPFGGYQGSHAQYVRVPFGDTNCFVVPDGVTDVQALFVSDALATGYTGAVFCDITPGDTVAVFGAGGVGIMAAASARALGAARTVVVDRFPERLALAEAQGSEVLDYSSVDSVQEALREMTGGRGPDAVIEAVGMEGHGTGLQNVVDRAKQVVRASTDRATPLRESVMACRKGGVVSVLGVYGLTDSFPMGIVTNKGLTIRSAQQYGQVHVPAMFEHIQRGAIDPTPLATHTMSLEDSVEGYRLFKEKEDGCIRAVFRP from the coding sequence GGGGCTGACCGTCACGTGCGGCTCCGACCTCCACTTCATCGACGGCTACCTGCCGGGGATGCGGCAGGGGGACGTCTTCGGCCACGAGTTCATGGGCCGCGTCGTCGAGGTGGGCAGCGCCGTCACTCGCACGAAGGTCGGTGACCGCGTGACGGTCCCGTCCTTCGTCTCGTGCGGCGAGTGCTGGTACTGCTCCCACGACATGCCGTCGCTGTGCGACACGTCCAACCCGAACGCCGCGCTGCAGCAGCCCGTCCTGGGCCACCCCGGTGGCGGGATCTACGGCTACACGCACCCCTTCGGCGGCTACCAGGGCTCGCACGCCCAGTACGTGCGGGTGCCCTTCGGCGACACCAACTGCTTCGTCGTGCCGGACGGCGTCACCGACGTCCAGGCGCTCTTCGTCTCGGACGCCCTCGCCACCGGCTACACCGGCGCGGTCTTCTGCGACATCACGCCCGGCGACACCGTCGCCGTCTTCGGGGCCGGCGGCGTCGGGATCATGGCCGCCGCCAGCGCCCGCGCGCTGGGGGCGGCACGGACCGTCGTCGTCGACCGCTTCCCCGAGCGGCTCGCGCTCGCCGAGGCGCAGGGCTCGGAGGTGCTCGACTACTCCTCCGTCGACAGCGTCCAGGAGGCGCTGCGGGAGATGACCGGGGGCCGCGGGCCCGACGCGGTCATCGAGGCGGTCGGCATGGAGGGGCACGGCACGGGGCTCCAGAACGTCGTCGACCGCGCCAAGCAGGTCGTCCGTGCGTCGACCGACCGGGCGACGCCGCTGCGCGAGTCCGTCATGGCCTGCCGCAAGGGCGGCGTCGTCTCGGTGCTCGGCGTCTACGGGCTCACCGACTCGTTCCCCATGGGCATCGTCACGAACAAGGGCCTGACCATCCGCTCGGCCCAGCAGTACGGCCAGGTGCACGTGCCGGCGATGTTCGAGCACATCCAGCGCGGCGCCATCGACCCGACGCCGCTGGCGACGCACACGATGTCGCTCGAGGACTCGGTCGAGGGCTACCGCCTCTTCAAGGAGAAGGAGGACGGCTGCATCCGCGCCGTCTTCCGCCCGTGA
- a CDS encoding arabinan endo-1,5-alpha-L-arabinosidase, whose translation MRRPLRTSLAAAAAAAALALTTGAAAAAPDDAAAPTVVVDGRDTGVPDRLLPSGARVSGALQLDGGWASRPAFQRHVVAELRDLRAAGVLSGREASAVRSAAARSADGTPGSEQPPRGRLTMAGDVGDLVPGVVDDPVHDPTLFEHDGTYYVASTGIADADDPGGVFLRRSTGSLEGPWESLGAVPLPAWTRAYDVGHLWAPHLVERDGVVHLYYSASSFGTNTSAIGHASTRTPEDLESWVDSGPVLTSGPGDPYNAIDPQVYVDRSGTWRMAFGSFWTGLQVVEMASMTETTGPVTNLARHPEDPPNPIENPQVFARGGYWYLTAAWDLCCRGVDSTYRTVVGRSTSPTGPFVDRDGVPLLEGGGTVLLDRRGDQVGPGALDVLEDRGLLYAVHHYYDAAADGVIRMQVREVGWEDGWPVVPGED comes from the coding sequence GTGCGACGCCCCCTGCGCACCTCGCTCGCCGCGGCAGCCGCTGCCGCCGCGCTCGCCCTCACGACCGGTGCCGCCGCGGCGGCACCGGACGACGCCGCGGCCCCGACCGTCGTCGTCGACGGCAGGGACACTGGTGTCCCGGACCGGCTGCTGCCCAGCGGCGCCCGGGTCAGCGGCGCCCTGCAGCTCGACGGCGGCTGGGCGTCGCGGCCGGCGTTCCAGCGGCACGTCGTCGCGGAGCTGCGGGACCTGCGCGCCGCCGGTGTGCTCTCCGGGCGGGAGGCGTCCGCCGTCCGCTCGGCCGCGGCGCGGTCCGCCGACGGGACCCCCGGCTCCGAGCAGCCGCCCCGCGGGCGGCTCACCATGGCCGGCGACGTCGGCGACCTCGTCCCCGGCGTCGTCGACGACCCGGTGCACGACCCGACGCTCTTCGAGCACGACGGCACCTACTACGTCGCCTCGACCGGCATCGCGGACGCGGACGACCCGGGCGGCGTCTTCCTGCGGCGCTCGACGGGGAGCCTCGAGGGCCCGTGGGAGTCGCTGGGCGCGGTGCCGCTGCCGGCGTGGACCCGGGCGTACGACGTCGGCCACCTGTGGGCGCCCCACCTCGTCGAGCGGGACGGCGTCGTCCACCTCTACTACAGCGCCTCGTCCTTCGGCACGAACACCTCGGCCATCGGGCACGCGAGCACCCGCACGCCCGAGGACCTCGAGAGCTGGGTGGACAGCGGGCCGGTCCTCACGAGCGGGCCGGGGGACCCGTACAACGCCATCGACCCGCAGGTCTACGTCGACCGCTCGGGGACCTGGCGGATGGCCTTCGGGTCCTTCTGGACCGGCCTGCAGGTCGTCGAGATGGCGTCGATGACGGAGACGACCGGGCCGGTGACGAACCTCGCCCGCCACCCCGAGGACCCGCCGAACCCCATCGAGAACCCGCAGGTCTTCGCCCGCGGGGGCTACTGGTACCTCACCGCCGCCTGGGACCTCTGCTGCCGCGGCGTCGACAGCACCTACCGGACGGTCGTCGGCCGGTCGACGTCGCCGACGGGGCCCTTCGTCGACCGGGACGGCGTCCCGCTGCTCGAGGGCGGGGGGACGGTGCTCCTCGACCGCCGCGGCGACCAGGTCGGCCCGGGGGCGCTGGACGTCCTCGAGGACCGCGGCCTCCTCTACGCCGTGCACCACTACTACGACGCGGCCGCGGACGGCGTGATCCGGATGCAGGTGCGCGAGGTGGGGTGGGAGGACGGCTGGCCCGTTGTCCCGGGCGAGGACTGA
- a CDS encoding putative quinol monooxygenase, translating to MILIVVKWTVLPESAPRWPELTREFTEATRAEDGCLFFEWSRSVDDERVYTLVEAFRDDAAGAAHVGSDHFRTAVGWMGDHVERTPEIINVTVDQDGWGEMGEVTPTRR from the coding sequence ATGATCCTCATCGTCGTGAAGTGGACGGTCCTGCCGGAGTCGGCCCCGCGCTGGCCCGAGCTCACCCGCGAGTTCACCGAGGCGACCCGCGCCGAGGACGGGTGCCTGTTCTTCGAGTGGTCCCGCAGCGTCGACGACGAGCGGGTCTACACGCTCGTCGAGGCGTTCCGCGACGACGCCGCCGGCGCCGCGCACGTCGGCAGCGACCACTTCCGGACGGCGGTCGGGTGGATGGGCGACCACGTCGAGCGCACGCCCGAGATCATCAACGTCACGGTCGACCAGGACGGCTGGGGCGAGATGGGCGAGGTCACGCCGACCCGCCGCTGA
- a CDS encoding sigma-70 family RNA polymerase sigma factor has translation MSPPPPADEARRAALEAVVAEVVEPVRRYLRRRTDAATADDVLGETLLVLWRRLDDVPPGAAVPWAVGVARLQLANAARGARRQERVAAKEAVHAPAGPAPADPAAVAADRVLLERVLAALRPADAELLRLWAWEDLDTKGLATVLGTTPGAVAVRLHRARRRLRAELDRVGAAPGADEHRHEDHPADDRRTDDLRREER, from the coding sequence GTGAGCCCCCCGCCTCCCGCCGACGAGGCCCGCCGCGCCGCCCTGGAGGCGGTCGTCGCCGAGGTCGTCGAGCCCGTCCGCCGCTACCTGCGGCGACGGACCGACGCCGCCACCGCGGACGACGTGCTCGGCGAGACGCTGCTCGTGCTGTGGCGGCGCCTCGACGACGTCCCGCCCGGGGCGGCGGTGCCCTGGGCGGTCGGGGTGGCCCGGCTGCAGCTGGCCAACGCCGCCCGCGGCGCCCGGCGGCAGGAGCGGGTGGCGGCCAAGGAGGCCGTCCACGCGCCGGCCGGTCCGGCGCCGGCGGACCCCGCCGCCGTGGCGGCGGACCGTGTCCTCCTCGAGCGCGTGCTCGCGGCGCTGCGGCCCGCCGACGCCGAGCTGCTGCGCCTGTGGGCGTGGGAGGACCTCGACACGAAGGGCCTCGCCACCGTGCTGGGCACGACCCCCGGCGCGGTGGCCGTGCGCCTGCACCGCGCCCGGCGCCGCCTGCGCGCCGAGCTCGACCGGGTGGGCGCCGCCCCGGGCGCCGACGAGCACCGGCACGAGGACCACCCCGCCGACGACCGCCGCACCGACGACCTCCGGAGGGAGGAGCGATGA
- a CDS encoding response regulator transcription factor, with protein MARVLVAEDNVKQAALLRAYLEREGHAVVVVHDGRQAVEEVRRGAPDLLLLDVMLPRLDGRGVLRALRADGVEVPVIVLSALSTERDQLLGFDLGVDDYVVKPYSPRQVMARVRALLRRSARPPVATAVPPVPGAAPAEGAPGPGEALVAVGGLVLDRLRCEVTVDGRPVRLTPRELTLLEALAEHPGRVRSRRDLLVALSGPGVHSLERTVDMHVMNLRRKVEEDPAEPRYLLTVKGRGYKLAEEPPAVEETGGPR; from the coding sequence ATGGCGCGGGTCCTGGTCGCGGAGGACAACGTCAAGCAGGCGGCGCTCCTGCGGGCCTACCTCGAGCGCGAGGGGCACGCGGTCGTCGTCGTCCACGACGGCCGGCAGGCGGTCGAGGAGGTGCGCCGTGGCGCACCGGACCTCCTCCTGCTCGACGTCATGCTGCCCCGGCTCGACGGCCGCGGGGTGCTCCGCGCCCTGCGGGCCGACGGGGTGGAGGTGCCCGTCATCGTCCTGTCGGCGCTCTCGACCGAGCGGGACCAGCTGCTCGGCTTCGACCTCGGGGTCGACGACTACGTCGTCAAGCCGTACTCGCCCCGCCAGGTGATGGCCCGCGTGCGGGCGCTGCTCCGGCGCAGCGCCCGGCCGCCCGTCGCCACGGCCGTGCCCCCGGTCCCCGGCGCCGCGCCGGCCGAGGGGGCGCCGGGCCCCGGGGAGGCGCTCGTGGCCGTCGGCGGCCTCGTCCTCGACCGGCTGCGCTGCGAGGTGACGGTCGACGGCCGGCCCGTGCGCCTGACGCCGCGGGAGCTCACCCTCCTCGAGGCCCTCGCCGAGCACCCGGGCCGGGTGCGCTCCCGGCGCGACCTCCTCGTGGCGCTCTCCGGCCCCGGCGTCCACTCCCTCGAGCGGACCGTCGACATGCACGTCATGAACCTCCGCCGGAAGGTCGAGGAGGACCCGGCGGAGCCCCGCTACCTGCTCACGGTGAAGGGCCGCGGGTACAAGCTCGCCGAGGAGCCGCCGGCGGTCGAGGAGACCGGTGGTCCTCGCTAG
- a CDS encoding sensor histidine kinase, translating into MVLASVASRLIALSVGVAVLSVGATTWVISGRVEASTRAEAAQTLADDSGIYQALVDYGGRNASWEDVGPTVRSLAEHYDRRIALREVGGPLVVDSAVLLGGPAEPLRARPDATLDPLSPALGVLAGDTFDPGGVDGLEVPAAPAADLEANAGRVTTATACLDGLEVGYELVDLPDGVRDVEVDWPAGSTTEEDDATWACLEPVYELLPSQVEEQRRQDATVVACLARAGVGATAEPDGGGVVLDPPSEDGDEALERCYDQDLRSRTAPPVQLFLGSETTDGALLRTLLTGQTASAAVALLAVAGLTAGLTARVVTAPLRRLSAAARRIGAGDLGTRLRTGGRGEAAEVGAAFDAMAEALASAEGARRQLVSDVAHELRNPLGTISGSLEAIRDGVYEPTPEVLDSLTEEADHLRHLVDDLQLLATADRGALHVERHPLDLAALARSVAEVHLPAAAAAGVRLEVAAPPTLAGHGDGARLRQVLTNLLGNALRHTPSGGAVRLVVAAAGDRARLAVEDTGEGLDDADLERVFERFWRGDPARTRDGGGSGLGLAITRALVHAHGGEVSAAATPGGGATFLVDLPRQG; encoded by the coding sequence GTGGTCCTCGCTAGCGTCGCCTCCCGGCTCATCGCGCTGAGCGTCGGCGTCGCCGTCCTGTCGGTCGGGGCGACGACGTGGGTGATCTCCGGTCGGGTGGAGGCGAGCACGCGCGCGGAGGCGGCGCAGACGCTCGCCGACGACTCGGGCATCTACCAGGCGCTCGTCGACTACGGCGGCCGGAACGCGTCGTGGGAGGACGTCGGGCCGACCGTCCGCTCGCTCGCCGAGCACTACGACCGCCGCATCGCGCTGCGCGAGGTGGGCGGCCCCCTCGTCGTCGACTCGGCCGTCCTCCTCGGCGGCCCGGCGGAGCCGCTGCGGGCCCGCCCCGACGCCACCCTGGACCCGCTCTCGCCGGCCCTCGGCGTCCTCGCGGGCGACACCTTCGACCCCGGGGGCGTCGACGGGCTCGAGGTCCCGGCCGCTCCGGCGGCCGACCTCGAGGCCAACGCCGGCCGGGTCACGACGGCCACCGCGTGCCTCGACGGGCTGGAGGTCGGGTACGAGCTCGTCGACCTCCCCGACGGCGTCCGCGACGTCGAGGTCGACTGGCCCGCCGGCTCGACGACGGAGGAGGACGACGCGACGTGGGCCTGCCTCGAGCCGGTCTACGAGCTGCTCCCCTCCCAGGTCGAGGAGCAGCGGCGGCAGGACGCCACCGTCGTCGCCTGCCTGGCGCGCGCGGGCGTCGGCGCGACGGCGGAGCCGGACGGAGGGGGCGTCGTCCTCGACCCGCCCTCGGAGGACGGGGACGAGGCGCTGGAGCGCTGCTACGACCAGGACCTGCGCTCGCGCACGGCACCGCCCGTCCAGCTCTTCCTCGGCTCCGAGACGACGGACGGCGCCCTGCTGCGGACCCTGCTCACGGGGCAGACGGCGTCGGCGGCGGTCGCGCTGCTCGCCGTCGCCGGGCTGACGGCGGGCCTGACGGCCCGGGTCGTCACCGCGCCGCTGCGGCGGCTGTCGGCCGCGGCCCGGCGGATCGGGGCCGGCGACCTCGGCACCCGGCTCCGGACGGGCGGGCGGGGCGAGGCCGCCGAGGTCGGCGCCGCCTTCGACGCGATGGCCGAGGCGCTGGCGTCCGCCGAGGGCGCACGACGGCAGCTCGTCTCCGACGTCGCCCACGAGCTCCGCAACCCGCTCGGCACCATCAGCGGCTCGCTCGAGGCCATCCGGGACGGCGTCTACGAGCCCACGCCGGAGGTGCTCGACTCGCTCACCGAGGAGGCCGACCACCTGCGCCACCTCGTCGACGACCTGCAGCTGCTCGCGACCGCCGACCGCGGCGCCCTGCACGTCGAGCGGCACCCGCTCGACCTCGCCGCGCTCGCCCGCAGCGTCGCGGAGGTGCACCTGCCCGCCGCGGCGGCGGCCGGGGTGCGCCTGGAGGTCGCCGCGCCGCCGACGCTGGCCGGCCACGGCGACGGCGCCCGCCTGCGCCAGGTGCTGACCAACCTCCTCGGCAACGCGCTGCGCCACACGCCGTCCGGCGGTGCCGTCCGGCTCGTCGTGGCCGCGGCGGGCGACCGGGCCCGGCTCGCCGTCGAGGACACGGGGGAGGGCCTGGACGACGCCGACCTCGAGCGCGTCTTCGAGCGCTTCTGGCGGGGCGACCCGGCCCGCACGCGCGACGGCGGGGGCAGCGGCCTGGGCCTCGCCATCACCCGGGCGCTCGTGCACGCCCACGGCGGCGAGGTGAGCGCCGCGGCGACGCCCGGGGGCGGGGCCACCTTCCTCGTCGACCTCCCGCGGCAGGGCTGA
- a CDS encoding protein-arginine deiminase family protein, translating into MRPTSSVPPAPGAPGARRRGARGALAVASAALAVALVGATGVGPAAAAATPPVPDLRVDSDRDGAVDLRAGAVADEAGELAATAVMLPNLDDDSGRCRTALGGKNPLRVDDAVLAGCSDAADRVVNGPYDALDLAPVHLRPVAGLPRGATGAVRVSGGDAHVTVFLRTGSSGTAWQHLPSGSRLTAAQLASGLQLGVEARDVRRSTRGWDGTVTVAVDVLVDGRRSTDEVRLRVAPLLTHHHLQRSEGVLVQAPGQDTSDRRFVAAVTAAAEAARVVGGVTTLATGGDRWVQDVVEPAYASMPTAGGGVRSMRLLLRSDQDREAGRAVYGLRGRDVGVVWMGAGAGWETLDSMGNLETVPPHRAPGGKDYPAGRIVMGQRYDARGRVTEAPSARVLDLLRAQGRQDPLMLDTSFLAVGHVDEMFQFVPAPTPRGWALVAASPREGLDLLRRASAAGAGSSTVVDRWDEELTVDQAIGTGRRSLVGDNERAAAVIDKNIATIRAATGLGADEVVTLPALYGSLDGFAAAAATDVVGEEAWAGNQLAPLGVTAADVEGASQAAFVPGAVNGLLTGRRDVLVAKQFGVQVGGRDVFADRVQAAYASLGIRTTFVDDWHTYHVGLGEVHCGTNSLRDTTRRWW; encoded by the coding sequence ATGCGTCCCACGTCCTCGGTGCCCCCTGCCCCCGGGGCCCCCGGTGCCCGCCGCCGGGGCGCCCGCGGCGCCCTCGCCGTCGCCTCCGCCGCCCTCGCGGTGGCGCTCGTGGGCGCGACCGGCGTCGGCCCGGCCGCCGCGGCCGCGACGCCGCCCGTCCCCGACCTCCGCGTGGACAGCGACCGCGACGGCGCCGTCGACCTACGCGCCGGTGCGGTCGCCGACGAGGCCGGCGAGCTCGCCGCGACGGCCGTGATGCTGCCCAACCTCGACGACGACTCCGGCCGCTGCCGCACCGCCCTCGGCGGCAAGAACCCGCTGCGGGTCGACGACGCCGTCCTCGCCGGGTGCTCCGACGCCGCCGACCGGGTCGTCAACGGCCCGTACGACGCCCTCGACCTCGCGCCCGTGCACCTGCGCCCGGTCGCCGGCCTGCCGCGCGGGGCGACCGGCGCGGTGCGGGTCAGCGGCGGCGACGCCCACGTCACCGTCTTCCTCCGCACCGGCAGCTCCGGGACGGCGTGGCAGCACCTGCCGTCCGGCTCCCGCCTCACCGCGGCGCAGCTCGCGTCCGGGCTGCAGCTCGGCGTCGAGGCCCGCGACGTCCGCCGCTCGACCCGCGGCTGGGACGGCACGGTGACGGTCGCGGTCGACGTCCTCGTGGACGGCCGCCGCTCCACCGACGAGGTGCGCCTGCGCGTGGCGCCGCTCCTCACCCACCACCACCTGCAGCGCTCCGAGGGCGTCCTCGTCCAGGCCCCCGGCCAGGACACGTCCGACCGGAGGTTCGTCGCGGCCGTCACGGCGGCGGCGGAGGCGGCGCGGGTGGTCGGCGGCGTCACGACGCTCGCGACGGGCGGCGACCGCTGGGTGCAGGACGTCGTCGAGCCGGCGTACGCGTCGATGCCGACGGCCGGCGGGGGCGTCCGCTCGATGCGGCTGCTCCTGCGCTCGGACCAGGACCGCGAGGCCGGCCGCGCCGTCTACGGGCTGCGCGGGCGCGACGTCGGCGTCGTCTGGATGGGCGCGGGCGCCGGCTGGGAGACGCTCGACTCGATGGGCAACCTCGAGACGGTGCCGCCGCACCGCGCGCCGGGCGGGAAGGACTACCCGGCGGGGCGGATCGTCATGGGGCAGCGGTACGACGCCCGCGGGCGCGTGACCGAGGCGCCGTCGGCGCGGGTGCTCGACCTGCTGCGCGCCCAGGGCCGCCAGGACCCGCTGATGCTCGACACGAGCTTCCTCGCCGTCGGCCACGTCGACGAGATGTTCCAGTTCGTGCCCGCGCCGACCCCGCGGGGCTGGGCGCTCGTCGCGGCGTCGCCGCGCGAGGGCCTCGACCTGCTCCGGCGGGCGAGCGCCGCGGGCGCCGGCTCCTCGACGGTCGTCGACCGGTGGGACGAGGAGCTGACGGTCGACCAGGCCATCGGCACCGGCCGCCGGAGCCTCGTCGGTGACAACGAGCGGGCCGCGGCGGTCATCGACAAGAACATCGCCACGATCCGCGCGGCCACGGGGCTCGGCGCCGACGAGGTCGTCACCCTCCCCGCGCTGTACGGCTCGCTCGACGGCTTCGCCGCCGCCGCGGCGACCGACGTCGTCGGCGAGGAGGCGTGGGCCGGCAACCAGCTGGCGCCGCTGGGCGTCACGGCGGCCGACGTGGAGGGCGCCTCGCAGGCGGCCTTCGTCCCGGGCGCGGTCAACGGCCTGCTCACGGGCCGCCGCGACGTCCTCGTGGCGAAGCAGTTCGGCGTCCAGGTGGGCGGCCGGGACGTCTTCGCCGACCGGGTGCAGGCCGCCTACGCCTCGCTCGGCATCCGCACGACCTTCGTCGACGACTGGCACACGTACCACGTGGGCCTCGGCGAGGTGCACTGCGGCACCAACAGCCTCCGGGACACCACGCGCCGCTGGTGGTGA
- a CDS encoding SpoIIE family protein phosphatase: protein MTVADPDDLASVPADPDLDLFARLVRAQLGVSTALVSFVTPDAQLMPGAVGLPAEYQLSRRAPRRASVCQVVVADEAPLVVGDVRGHPRLADVDVDVLGVVAYAGAPLRDARGVVVGSLCAVDDRPREWTEEDVAVLLDLAAACSSEIALRQLREDAALALVESRGAWMAAAAEGRHSRLLLELSEHLSGTATPSDVLAAVLPLAHEHLGTRHAELHLLDESRRRLVRVTLDGDAPAGRRLDRRGDALSAAALTGRPVLAVDRAALLAGHPATRLDGGAEGTTAVLPLVVDRTVGVLVLAWPTAGPPEEDVRDVAEAMTRYTAQALARAELLVAQRTAATTLQLAMLTDLPRTADLELAERYVPTADGAQVGGDWYDAVVTPDGATHLVIGDVVGHDVTAAAAMGQLRSLVRSLVWAHRETPGRVLRHVDEAMAGLHLTGLATCLLARVAPPADGDGGARRVAWSSAGHLPPVLLLPDGAALLVEGRSDLLLGVRDDVARTDHELLVPPGSTLLLYTDGLVERRDRPVRDGMAELVRAVARHAGLGPDALADALLADMVGGHGGDDVALLVARTEPAGPAEQAGSVEVPGTAGRA, encoded by the coding sequence ATGACCGTCGCCGACCCGGACGACCTCGCGTCCGTGCCGGCGGACCCCGACCTGGACCTCTTCGCCCGGCTCGTGCGCGCCCAGCTCGGCGTGAGCACCGCGCTGGTGTCCTTCGTCACCCCGGACGCCCAGCTCATGCCCGGCGCCGTGGGTCTGCCCGCCGAGTACCAGCTCAGTCGGCGCGCGCCCCGCCGCGCCTCGGTGTGCCAGGTCGTCGTCGCGGACGAGGCCCCGCTCGTCGTCGGCGACGTCCGGGGGCACCCGCGCCTGGCCGACGTGGACGTCGACGTCCTCGGCGTCGTCGCCTACGCCGGGGCGCCGCTGCGCGACGCGCGGGGGGTCGTCGTCGGCTCGCTGTGCGCCGTCGACGACCGGCCGCGGGAGTGGACCGAGGAGGACGTGGCCGTCCTGCTCGACCTCGCCGCCGCCTGCTCCAGCGAGATCGCCCTGCGGCAGCTGCGCGAGGACGCCGCCCTGGCCCTCGTCGAGTCCCGCGGCGCCTGGATGGCCGCGGCCGCCGAGGGGCGGCACTCGCGCCTGCTCCTCGAGCTCTCCGAGCACCTGTCGGGGACGGCGACGCCGTCCGACGTCCTCGCCGCCGTGCTCCCGCTCGCGCACGAGCACCTCGGCACCCGGCATGCGGAGCTGCACCTGCTCGACGAGAGCCGCCGCCGGCTGGTGCGGGTCACCCTCGACGGCGACGCCCCCGCGGGGCGCCGGCTGGACCGCCGCGGGGACGCCCTGTCGGCCGCGGCGCTCACCGGGCGGCCGGTGCTCGCCGTCGACCGTGCCGCCCTCCTCGCCGGCCACCCCGCGACGCGGCTCGACGGGGGCGCCGAGGGCACGACCGCCGTGCTGCCGCTCGTCGTCGACCGCACCGTCGGCGTGCTCGTCCTCGCCTGGCCCACCGCGGGCCCGCCGGAGGAGGACGTCCGCGACGTCGCGGAGGCGATGACCCGGTACACCGCCCAGGCCCTCGCCCGCGCCGAGCTGCTCGTCGCGCAGCGCACCGCGGCGACGACCCTCCAGCTCGCGATGCTCACCGACCTGCCCCGGACCGCGGACCTCGAGCTCGCCGAGCGGTACGTGCCCACGGCGGACGGCGCCCAGGTCGGCGGGGACTGGTACGACGCCGTCGTCACGCCCGACGGGGCGACGCACCTCGTCATCGGCGACGTCGTCGGCCACGACGTCACCGCGGCGGCGGCCATGGGCCAGCTCCGCTCGCTCGTCCGCTCGCTCGTCTGGGCGCACCGCGAGACGCCCGGCCGGGTGCTGCGGCACGTCGACGAGGCGATGGCCGGCCTGCACCTCACGGGCCTGGCGACCTGCCTGCTCGCCCGGGTGGCGCCGCCCGCGGACGGGGACGGGGGCGCCCGGCGGGTGGCGTGGTCGAGCGCCGGGCACCTGCCGCCCGTGCTCCTGCTCCCCGACGGCGCGGCCCTGCTCGTCGAGGGCCGCAGCGACCTGCTGCTGGGGGTGCGCGACGACGTCGCCCGCACCGACCACGAGCTCCTCGTCCCGCCCGGCAGCACGCTGCTGCTCTACACCGACGGCCTCGTCGAGCGGCGCGACCGCCCGGTCCGCGACGGCATGGCCGAGCTCGTGCGCGCCGTCGCCCGGCACGCGGGGCTCGGGCCGGACGCGCTGGCCGACGCCCTGCTCGCCGACATGGTCGGCGGGCACGGCGGCGACGACGTCGCGCTGCTCGTCGCGCGGACCGAGCCGGCGGGGCCGGCCGAGCAGGCAGGGTCGGTCGAGGTCCCGGGGACCGCCGGCCGGGCCTGA
- a CDS encoding GGDEF domain-containing protein → MDFFTPRDARGAARTLHGVMLLAAAVLGVYVLLDPPAVGLPLAVGIVVALAGGALALRVGAGRVPGWVFVAVPVLGVVLVATLDVVTSDATTAAQVFFLLPVLFSAAYLRRSAAWAVTAVAVAGEALTVFWLLPPTVAVVDAAFVGSVAVVMTFVLTRANGRTDEVVAELRHQAAVDPLTGLVTRRVLDDAASCALSGAEAAAGTALVVVDLDHFKQVNDTHGHPVGDAMLVHVAGLLREAMGPRAVVSRLGGDELAALLPGTTATAALTRAHHFVGTVRARPLVLASGEVPLVVRATVSVGVAHAPEHAADLLGMYRAADGALYAVKEAGRDGAAGATATPDGTPGVPAPRQETPAVVRG, encoded by the coding sequence GTGGACTTCTTCACGCCCCGGGACGCGCGCGGCGCCGCGCGGACGCTGCACGGCGTCATGCTGCTGGCCGCCGCGGTCCTCGGCGTCTACGTCCTCCTGGACCCGCCGGCCGTCGGCCTGCCCCTCGCCGTGGGGATCGTCGTGGCGCTGGCCGGGGGCGCCCTCGCCCTGCGGGTCGGCGCCGGGCGGGTGCCCGGCTGGGTCTTCGTGGCCGTGCCCGTCCTCGGCGTCGTGCTCGTCGCGACGCTCGACGTCGTCACCAGCGACGCGACGACGGCGGCCCAGGTCTTCTTCCTGCTGCCGGTCCTCTTCAGCGCCGCCTACCTCCGGCGGAGCGCGGCGTGGGCGGTGACGGCCGTCGCCGTGGCCGGGGAGGCGCTCACCGTCTTCTGGCTGCTGCCGCCCACGGTCGCCGTCGTCGACGCCGCCTTCGTCGGGTCCGTCGCCGTCGTCATGACCTTCGTGCTCACCCGCGCCAACGGGCGCACCGACGAGGTCGTGGCCGAGCTCCGCCACCAGGCCGCGGTGGACCCGCTCACCGGGCTCGTCACCCGCCGGGTCCTCGACGACGCCGCGTCGTGCGCGCTGAGCGGGGCCGAGGCCGCCGCCGGGACGGCGCTCGTCGTCGTGGACCTCGACCACTTCAAGCAGGTCAACGACACCCACGGGCACCCGGTCGGCGACGCGATGCTCGTGCACGTGGCCGGGCTGCTGCGCGAGGCGATGGGCCCGCGGGCCGTCGTGAGCCGCCTGGGCGGGGACGAGCTCGCCGCCCTCCTGCCGGGCACGACGGCGACGGCGGCCCTGACCAGGGCGCACCACTTCGTGGGCACCGTCCGGGCCCGGCCGCTCGTGCTGGCCTCGGGCGAGGTCCCGCTCGTCGTCCGGGCGACCGTGAGCGTCGGCGTGGCCCACGCGCCCGAGCACGCCGCCGACCTCCTCGGCATGTACCGGGCCGCCGACGGCGCCCTCTACGCCGTCAAGGAGGCCGGCCGGGACGGGGCGGCCGGCGCGACGGCGACGCCCGACGGGACGCCGGGCGTCCCCGCCCCGCGCCAAGAAACGCCGGCCGTCGTCCGCGGCTGA